The Verrucomicrobium spinosum DSM 4136 = JCM 18804 genome includes a region encoding these proteins:
- a CDS encoding autotransporter-associated beta strand repeat-containing protein, which yields MKSPWSLWILPVLLVAMAPAAERSWDGGAIGGDNNWGTVANWNGDTAITAGDLLSFQNGVGTGTTTVNNNLTAGISYGLIYFMNSANNRAWTLTGNSITLGGDVVNSIAATQTLNLDLILSGNRTFYASSGNVVVGGVISETGGARTLTKDGSFTLTLQNANTYTGTTTVRAGTLQLDFSGTSAPATNMISTAALTLGGTGTYTSGATLNLQGKSGATNSQTFASMTLNAGNHAVTLTQNGAASLSVNLGAITRNVGALLDFTLPTTGTVTTSAGTANTVLKDSGGVTYATVGGNDWAARGAAGNNIVGLSTISGGYTAATSSTLAGNADASTAGVNTSLGANTTNDSVRFSAAEARTLNLNNKTLTTGGILVSTTAAPAAGWNMITGGTLRAPTGRDLVVIQNSTTDLVISANIVSSGLTKNGNGNLVLSGNNTIIGAAIINSGTLKLGSSTALNGVTTMTLGNTAVGNTANLDLGSSSATIGGLTIKSRASTSGVVTSTVSIMAGQSLTVNGDLRVGADQGGNDMYTSATFTGGGSMSVTGTTLQVGNNPINTASAASGSSATLNLSGLSSFTASVTTLRIGDATGGVGTGSSTLTLAANNDITATNLQLGTGRGGTETLNLGTGNNVMKVDTFNIGFLDGRSSGVVQFSNALGTLTLGGRSGQRVNLEVGYGVTGTGGSPTGSFDVRNHEVSLMVDTLTVGGRTTGVGGVTGTFQFNKGVLDANKILIAQKGAASTTTAAFTGTVNLGGGTTVVGTGGIAVSTSASTSGNASGALNISGGSVTVGKTGNTSITLTSATAAGGTSTGVLTLTGGLLSVAGDIIDAGGLGTTASTFTLNGGTVNLNGNQLGTVAGVIDTINLQSGAIQNIGAINGTNTGTGLTKTTTGTLVVSGANTYTGPTTINGGTVSVASIGNGGQAGTLGNSASTADNLVLNGGTLKHTGAAETSDRLFSLGASNGTIDASGSGALNLNNTGAVGFAGGTGTRTLTLTGTNAATNVLAAVLANNGAAVNLLKNGSNTWRITSSQGYTGATTVNAGALEVDFGTSNTGTSRLDATSNLALGGGTFRILGTSQSGQTTGQTVAGTTLNPGASTIEVVANGGNAASLALGGITRNKGATVNFILPASGAISTTQANANISGGSQTILGGHATVGGNTWAVSGSGATAGAISGLSAYSATFTAGTDVDAPAGTSAPGAMTINSLRFNQAAGAAVNTGGNLTVATGGILMTSAVTSAVSINNNNLTSGNGQDLIVHQNSTAANLTIASAITGSIGLTKSGAGNLILTGTNTYTGGTYVNGGQLTITKAGALGTGATVLNGGTLAVSTAAVDLANTYTMQIGANGGTLRHEGFRFYIRGVISDVAGQSGVLTITGNGTGDVVLDVANTYTGGTILAAGSTTLVLNSSAFGTGTVTFAGGNIRTGSAIATLANAINFAADTIIPATGTQVLTFSGKVTLTGGNRVLTSNATVDTTFSGSIGEEGGSYSFTKAGSGRVILTGTNTYSGGTILSGGTLNINSDANLGAVPSTATTNITFAGGASLQTNYSTNVELAATRNIQINSGVTGNFHAHGLASFLVVNGQISGAGNLGVVTSDGGILVLNGSNSYSGATTLFGGANTGAYLRLGHAIALGNTSLVTIGSGTTTELSRLELAIAGGATIDRNFSVYSRSNASASFLNLNGTNTLTGGFTTAGTGTTHTIQSDGGRLNLSFSSVSNTKDLVLQGAGDGSVNVSMFTAGSSATITKSGAGTWTVTAGQNTSGAVSITAGTYLANNATGSATGSGVVTVSGGTLGGTGRVQGNTTIGSVYGLRPGEVNSTGRLTFGGDLTLAGSASPVTRLELQLGATGATTYNDAAGIATAMGLPGGLGDATTGYYATVLATYEAETGDHDRLDIAGVLKLDANGRITVGSLGYSPQFGDVFDLMDWVGTLNLDADASGGQGFNLLTDLELPTLADGMTWDTTLFASNGILVAVPEPGRAVLMMLGVVVLGLRRRRR from the coding sequence ATGAAATCCCCCTGGTCGCTTTGGATTCTCCCTGTGCTCCTGGTCGCAATGGCACCTGCTGCAGAACGCAGTTGGGATGGGGGCGCGATCGGGGGCGATAACAATTGGGGCACGGTCGCCAACTGGAATGGTGATACCGCGATCACTGCGGGAGACCTGCTCAGCTTCCAGAACGGTGTGGGGACCGGTACCACGACGGTGAACAACAACCTGACTGCGGGGATCTCCTACGGGCTGATCTACTTCATGAACAGCGCCAACAACCGCGCCTGGACGCTGACGGGGAACAGCATCACGCTCGGGGGGGACGTGGTGAACTCCATTGCTGCCACTCAGACTCTCAATCTGGACCTCATTCTGAGCGGCAACCGTACGTTTTACGCCAGCTCTGGAAATGTGGTGGTGGGCGGCGTGATCAGTGAGACGGGTGGAGCCCGGACGCTGACCAAGGACGGGAGCTTCACTCTGACACTGCAGAATGCCAACACCTACACGGGCACCACGACGGTGCGGGCGGGGACCCTGCAGCTGGATTTCTCCGGAACCTCCGCCCCGGCCACCAACATGATCTCCACCGCGGCACTGACGTTGGGTGGCACTGGCACCTACACGAGCGGGGCAACGCTGAACCTGCAGGGCAAGAGCGGGGCGACGAACAGCCAGACCTTCGCCAGCATGACGCTGAACGCAGGCAATCACGCGGTGACGCTGACCCAGAACGGCGCGGCCTCCCTGAGCGTCAACCTGGGGGCGATCACCCGCAATGTTGGGGCGCTGCTGGATTTCACCCTGCCCACCACCGGCACCGTCACCACCTCCGCCGGCACGGCCAATACGGTGCTGAAGGACAGCGGTGGCGTGACCTATGCCACCGTGGGGGGCAATGACTGGGCCGCACGCGGGGCAGCGGGAAACAACATTGTCGGCCTGTCCACGATCTCCGGTGGTTACACCGCAGCTACAAGCTCCACGCTGGCGGGCAATGCGGATGCCTCGACGGCGGGGGTGAACACCTCCCTGGGGGCGAACACGACCAATGACAGCGTGCGTTTCAGCGCGGCGGAGGCCCGGACGCTGAACCTCAACAACAAGACGCTGACGACAGGTGGCATCCTGGTCAGCACCACGGCGGCTCCGGCCGCGGGCTGGAACATGATCACCGGCGGCACGCTGCGGGCTCCGACCGGGCGCGACCTCGTGGTGATCCAGAACAGCACGACGGATCTGGTCATCAGTGCGAACATTGTAAGCAGCGGACTGACGAAGAACGGCAATGGCAACCTGGTGCTGAGTGGCAACAACACGATCATTGGGGCGGCAATCATCAACAGCGGCACGCTCAAGCTGGGATCATCCACGGCACTTAACGGGGTGACCACGATGACGCTGGGCAACACGGCGGTGGGTAACACCGCGAACCTGGACCTGGGCTCGAGCAGCGCCACGATCGGGGGGCTCACCATCAAGAGCCGTGCCTCGACCAGCGGTGTGGTGACCTCCACGGTGAGCATCATGGCCGGCCAGAGCCTGACGGTGAATGGCGACCTGCGCGTGGGCGCGGATCAGGGCGGCAATGATATGTACACCTCCGCCACCTTCACGGGCGGCGGCAGCATGAGTGTGACCGGCACCACGCTCCAGGTGGGGAACAACCCGATCAATACTGCCAGCGCGGCGAGCGGCAGCAGCGCCACTTTGAACCTCTCCGGTCTGAGCTCCTTCACCGCCAGTGTGACGACGCTGCGCATCGGTGACGCCACGGGGGGGGTGGGCACGGGCTCCTCCACCCTGACGCTGGCGGCCAACAACGACATCACGGCCACGAACCTGCAACTGGGCACCGGCCGCGGCGGTACGGAGACGCTCAATCTGGGTACGGGAAATAACGTGATGAAGGTGGATACGTTCAACATCGGCTTCCTGGACGGACGGTCCAGCGGGGTGGTGCAGTTCTCCAATGCGCTGGGCACACTCACCCTGGGCGGCAGGTCGGGTCAGCGGGTGAACCTGGAGGTGGGCTACGGTGTCACGGGTACCGGCGGGTCTCCCACTGGCTCCTTTGACGTGCGAAACCACGAGGTGAGCCTGATGGTGGACACTCTCACCGTGGGTGGCAGAACCACGGGTGTGGGCGGTGTGACTGGCACCTTCCAGTTCAACAAAGGGGTGCTGGACGCGAACAAAATTCTCATTGCGCAGAAGGGTGCGGCCAGCACCACCACGGCCGCCTTCACTGGCACCGTGAACCTCGGCGGTGGCACCACGGTGGTGGGCACGGGGGGCATCGCGGTCTCCACCAGTGCCTCCACCAGCGGCAACGCCTCGGGCGCGCTGAACATTTCCGGTGGCAGCGTGACGGTGGGCAAGACGGGCAACACCAGCATCACTCTCACCTCGGCCACGGCGGCGGGCGGGACCTCCACCGGGGTGCTCACCCTCACGGGTGGACTGCTGAGTGTGGCGGGCGATATCATCGATGCCGGTGGTCTGGGCACGACGGCCAGCACCTTCACGCTCAATGGTGGCACCGTGAACCTCAACGGCAACCAACTCGGCACGGTGGCGGGTGTCATTGACACCATCAACCTCCAGTCCGGCGCGATCCAGAACATCGGGGCGATCAACGGGACCAACACCGGGACCGGGCTGACGAAGACGACCACCGGCACGCTGGTGGTTTCTGGAGCCAATACCTACACCGGGCCCACGACGATCAACGGCGGCACGGTGAGTGTGGCTTCGATCGGCAATGGCGGGCAGGCCGGCACCCTGGGGAACTCTGCCAGTACGGCGGACAATCTGGTGCTCAACGGGGGCACTCTCAAGCACACGGGCGCGGCGGAAACGTCTGACCGTCTCTTCTCGCTGGGCGCGTCAAACGGGACGATCGACGCCTCCGGCAGCGGGGCGCTGAACTTGAACAACACGGGGGCGGTGGGCTTCGCCGGCGGCACCGGCACCCGGACGCTCACCCTCACAGGCACCAATGCGGCGACCAACGTGCTGGCGGCGGTTCTTGCCAATAACGGTGCGGCGGTGAATCTCCTCAAGAACGGCTCCAACACGTGGCGCATCACCTCCTCGCAAGGCTACACCGGGGCCACCACCGTGAATGCCGGGGCGCTGGAAGTGGACTTCGGCACCTCCAACACAGGCACGAGCCGGCTTGACGCCACCTCCAACCTGGCGCTGGGCGGCGGCACCTTTCGCATCCTGGGCACGAGCCAGTCTGGCCAGACGACGGGCCAGACAGTGGCAGGTACGACCTTGAACCCCGGGGCCTCGACAATCGAAGTGGTGGCCAACGGGGGCAATGCTGCCTCACTGGCGCTGGGCGGCATCACCCGGAACAAGGGCGCGACGGTGAACTTCATCCTGCCCGCGAGCGGTGCCATCAGCACCACACAGGCCAATGCCAATATCTCGGGTGGCTCGCAGACCATCCTGGGCGGCCATGCCACGGTTGGAGGAAACACCTGGGCGGTGAGCGGATCCGGGGCCACGGCGGGTGCCATCTCGGGATTGTCCGCATACAGCGCCACCTTCACGGCGGGGACGGATGTGGACGCGCCTGCTGGCACTTCCGCTCCGGGAGCCATGACGATCAATTCACTGCGGTTCAACCAAGCGGCGGGTGCGGCGGTAAACACCGGCGGCAACTTGACGGTTGCCACCGGCGGCATCCTCATGACCTCGGCCGTGACGTCGGCCGTGAGCATCAACAACAACAACCTGACTTCTGGCAACGGGCAGGACCTCATCGTGCATCAGAACAGCACGGCGGCGAATCTCACCATCGCCTCTGCCATCACGGGGAGCATCGGCCTGACCAAGTCGGGAGCGGGGAATCTGATTCTGACGGGCACGAATACGTACACAGGTGGCACGTATGTGAATGGCGGACAGCTTACGATCACGAAAGCCGGAGCACTTGGCACAGGGGCGACGGTGCTCAACGGGGGCACCCTCGCAGTTTCGACTGCTGCGGTGGACCTGGCGAACACCTATACCATGCAGATCGGTGCCAATGGCGGCACCCTGCGGCATGAAGGGTTTAGGTTTTACATTCGCGGAGTTATTTCCGATGTCGCGGGCCAGTCTGGCGTACTCACCATCACAGGAAATGGCACGGGTGATGTGGTGCTGGATGTGGCAAACACCTACACCGGTGGAACGATCCTGGCGGCGGGCAGTACCACTCTGGTGCTGAACAGTTCGGCCTTCGGGACCGGGACCGTGACGTTTGCAGGCGGGAACATCCGGACGGGCAGTGCAATCGCCACCCTGGCCAATGCCATCAACTTTGCGGCGGACACGATCATTCCCGCCACGGGCACCCAGGTGCTCACGTTCAGCGGCAAGGTGACGCTGACAGGCGGCAACCGGGTGCTGACATCGAATGCGACGGTGGACACGACCTTCTCTGGTAGCATCGGTGAGGAGGGTGGATCCTACTCCTTCACGAAGGCGGGCTCGGGACGGGTGATCCTGACTGGGACCAACACCTACTCTGGCGGAACGATCCTGAGCGGAGGCACCCTGAACATCAACAGCGATGCCAACCTGGGTGCGGTGCCCTCCACAGCGACGACGAACATCACCTTCGCGGGCGGTGCCAGCTTGCAGACAAACTATTCCACGAATGTGGAACTCGCCGCGACCCGCAACATCCAGATCAACAGCGGGGTGACCGGCAACTTCCATGCGCATGGACTGGCGAGCTTCCTTGTCGTCAATGGCCAGATCTCTGGTGCTGGCAACCTGGGTGTGGTGACCAGTGATGGTGGCATCCTGGTGCTGAACGGCAGCAACAGCTACTCCGGTGCCACGACGCTCTTTGGCGGGGCCAATACGGGGGCGTATCTGCGCCTGGGGCATGCCATTGCGCTGGGGAACACCAGCCTTGTCACCATCGGCTCCGGGACCACCACGGAGCTCAGCCGTCTGGAGCTGGCCATCGCGGGCGGGGCCACCATCGACCGGAACTTCTCCGTGTACTCCCGCAGCAACGCGAGCGCAAGTTTCCTGAACCTCAATGGAACGAACACGCTCACTGGCGGCTTCACGACGGCGGGCACGGGCACCACGCATACGATCCAGTCTGATGGCGGGCGTTTGAACCTCTCCTTCTCCAGTGTGAGCAACACGAAGGACCTGGTGCTGCAGGGGGCGGGCGATGGCTCCGTGAATGTCTCCATGTTCACCGCAGGCAGCAGCGCCACGATCACGAAGTCCGGTGCCGGCACCTGGACGGTGACGGCGGGGCAGAACACCAGTGGCGCGGTCTCCATCACAGCGGGCACGTACCTGGCCAACAATGCCACCGGCTCCGCCACGGGCTCCGGGGTGGTGACGGTGAGCGGCGGCACCCTGGGCGGCACGGGGAGAGTTCAAGGTAACACCACGATCGGCTCCGTGTATGGTCTGCGTCCCGGGGAGGTGAACAGCACGGGCAGGCTGACGTTCGGCGGAGACCTG
- the xylA gene encoding xylose isomerase — translation MSTHFPSISRIAYEGPKSKNPLAFKHYNPDEIVEGKTMRDHLRFSIVYWHTMCGQGGDMFGAPTAIRPWDAGKSGIELAKARVPVFFEIAEKLGMPYYAFHDRDVAPHGQTLRESNEYLDTIVALLKEQQQRTGIKLLWGTAQLFVHPRFMHGAATSPSAEVFAFSAAQVKKALEVTHELGGEGYTFWGGREGYMTLWNTDMKRELDHLAKFLHMAVDYAKQIGFKGQFYIEPKPKEPTKHQYDSDAAACLNFLREYDLLPYFKLNLETNHATLAGHSMQHEMEVAGAAGALGSLDANTGDLLLGWDTDQFLTDASTATQMMLTALKYGGLTTGGVNFDAKVRRESVDPEDLFYSHIGGMDTFARGLKNAAAIRADGRLGDFVKQRYSTWDTGLGASIEAGKESFSSLEAFALEKGEATQVPSGRQEYLENLVNEFI, via the coding sequence ATGTCAACGCACTTCCCCTCCATCTCCCGGATCGCCTATGAGGGTCCGAAATCGAAGAATCCGCTGGCCTTCAAGCACTACAACCCTGACGAGATCGTCGAAGGCAAGACGATGCGCGATCATCTGCGCTTCTCGATCGTGTACTGGCACACGATGTGTGGCCAGGGCGGCGACATGTTTGGCGCACCGACGGCGATCCGCCCGTGGGATGCTGGCAAGAGCGGCATTGAGCTGGCCAAGGCCCGCGTGCCGGTGTTCTTCGAGATCGCGGAGAAGCTGGGCATGCCCTACTACGCGTTTCATGATCGCGATGTCGCCCCACACGGGCAGACCCTGCGCGAGAGCAATGAGTACCTCGACACGATCGTGGCTCTCTTGAAAGAGCAGCAGCAGCGCACGGGCATCAAGCTCCTGTGGGGCACGGCGCAGCTCTTTGTGCACCCCCGTTTCATGCACGGTGCCGCCACCTCCCCCAGCGCGGAGGTCTTTGCCTTCTCCGCCGCCCAGGTGAAAAAGGCGCTCGAAGTCACCCACGAACTGGGTGGTGAAGGCTACACCTTCTGGGGGGGGCGCGAGGGGTACATGACCCTTTGGAACACGGACATGAAGCGCGAGCTGGATCACCTCGCCAAGTTCCTGCACATGGCGGTGGACTATGCAAAACAGATCGGGTTCAAGGGGCAGTTCTACATCGAACCCAAGCCCAAGGAGCCGACGAAGCACCAGTACGACAGCGACGCCGCTGCGTGCCTGAACTTCCTGCGCGAGTATGACCTGCTCCCCTACTTCAAGCTCAACCTGGAGACCAACCATGCGACGCTCGCTGGCCACTCCATGCAGCATGAGATGGAAGTCGCCGGTGCGGCCGGGGCTCTCGGCTCGCTGGACGCCAACACGGGCGATCTCCTGCTCGGTTGGGATACGGACCAGTTCCTCACGGATGCCTCTACGGCCACGCAGATGATGCTCACCGCCTTGAAGTATGGCGGCCTGACCACCGGGGGCGTGAACTTCGATGCGAAGGTGCGTCGTGAGAGCGTGGATCCGGAGGATCTCTTCTACTCGCACATCGGCGGGATGGACACGTTTGCCCGTGGTCTGAAGAACGCCGCTGCCATCCGGGCGGATGGTCGTCTGGGTGACTTCGTGAAGCAGCGCTACTCCACCTGGGACACGGGTCTGGGGGCCAGCATCGAGGCGGGGAAGGAATCCTTCTCCTCCCTGGAAGCCTTCGCCCTGGAGAAAGGCGAAGCCACGCAGGTCCCCAGCGGTCGCCAGGAATACCTCGAGAACCTGGTCAACGAGTTCATCTGA